In the genome of Candidatus Pristimantibacillus lignocellulolyticus, the window TCAGCTAGAACTTCCACTCAACTTGTAGATGAGGAGAACCAAGCAGTCATTGGTATTCGTAATGGACAGAGCGCTCCAAACTTTCAACTTATGGACCTACATGGAAATTCTGTGAATTTGGCCGATTATCGAGGGCAAAAGGTAATCATTAATTTCTGGACTACGTGGTGTCGTGTTTGTAAAGCAGAAATGCCACATGTAGAAAAGCTATACGAGCATTATAAGAATGAAAATGTTGCAATACTTTCTGTAAATGTAACGAGTCAAGAAAGTAATGCAGGTGATGTTGAGCAATATGTGGAAGAGCGATTACTAAGTTTTCCTATTATTATGGATGAAATAGGATCGGTCAGCAAGCAGTATAAAGTAGCCGCTTATCCTACAACATTTATTTTGGATGAAGCGGGAATTATTCGAAAACAACAAGTAGGCGCTATTAGCTTCGAAAGTATGAAGAACGCTATCCAAGATATTTAAAACTAAAGTGCTATTCTGCAAGGTCTACTGCCTTACAGGATAGCACTTCTTCAAGTATTACTCCTTCTCATATTATTCAATTGCAATATAGATATCAACCTGAGCATGAGTTGGATCGACGCAGCGTTCATCATAATATTCGAAGTCACCGGTGTAGGTCCGCTTCATACTGGAAGCTTCCGACCATTGCCATATTTCATTCCATGCTTGAAAAACAACCTCTTGAATCGGTCCAGTTGATGTCTTAAAAACAGCATATTTAGCTGCTGGAGTGATGACATAATCCATCCCGACAGGCTTGTCCTCTATATTCTGAATTCTTTTGCCAATGAGTAACCGATACCGTCCTTCAGCACCATTTTCGTAATCAGTATAACAACCATAAATCGTGCCATCATTTGCTTGTTCCGATATAAGTGAGCTTATATCATCCGAGTAAAATTTTGTCCATAACGCCCCGAGTTTCCCTTTGCCACTAATTTCATCTGTATTAGTCGTTATGACGCTAATACCTGCTAAAATCATGCTATCCTTTTCCTCTATTCTTAAAGGCTGAAGCTGGCTCGTTTTTGGATTTTGATGATCTTCATATTGAATCTCAGTAGTCATTCTATCACTCCTTCTTAGTTATATTGCAATTATAATAAAACAAACCTGACAACTATCTGTCAGGTTTGTTTTTCGATCCATATATATTTGCTATTTCTCTAGCTCTACTTTCAATAATTTGACGCAAATGCGGAGGATCAAGTACTTCGACATCTGGACCTAAGCTAATAATAAAATTATACAACCATTCATTTTCAGGGAAGATTTGTCGAACAAGGATGCTACCATCTTCCTGAATGTCAATTTCCTCAATGCTGAACCATTCCTCCGCAAAATGCTGCTTATTCTTTTTAAAACAAAGAATAATTTCGATTGAATTTTGCGGAGAAACCCACTCTTCACCTATATTTCGTTCTCGTAAGAGCAGAGAGTCTCTCATAAAGATTTCCTCTATTATAATGGGATCCTTCATTCGAAGTAACTTAAACAAGCGGAATTCAGCTCGTTTGAGGCA includes:
- a CDS encoding GyrI-like domain-containing protein, with the translated sequence MTTEIQYEDHQNPKTSQLQPLRIEEKDSMILAGISVITTNTDEISGKGKLGALWTKFYSDDISSLISEQANDGTIYGCYTDYENGAEGRYRLLIGKRIQNIEDKPVGMDYVITPAAKYAVFKTSTGPIQEVVFQAWNEIWQWSEASSMKRTYTGDFEYYDERCVDPTHAQVDIYIAIE